A window from Streptomyces subrutilus encodes these proteins:
- a CDS encoding PaaI family thioesterase has protein sequence MTLTPAEADKILADHFAPWVLALGLTVQEAGDRYAVLRLPWSDDLARDGGGLSGQALMAAADTATVIAVSAARGGYGPMTTVQQSTSFQRPVVGADVLIRVRVTKLGRRMAFADVTMTPEGAEEPAATASTVYALLD, from the coding sequence GTGACGTTGACACCCGCAGAAGCCGACAAGATCCTCGCCGACCACTTCGCCCCCTGGGTGCTCGCCCTCGGTCTGACCGTGCAGGAGGCCGGTGACCGGTACGCCGTCCTGCGGCTGCCCTGGTCCGACGACCTGGCCCGGGACGGCGGCGGCCTGTCGGGGCAGGCCCTGATGGCCGCGGCCGACACCGCCACGGTCATCGCCGTCTCCGCCGCGCGCGGCGGGTACGGGCCGATGACCACCGTCCAGCAGTCGACGAGCTTCCAGCGGCCGGTGGTCGGCGCGGACGTGCTGATCCGGGTGCGGGTCACCAAGCTGGGCCGCCGGATGGCCTTCGCCGACGTCACGATGACCCCCGAGGGCGCCGAGGAGCCGGCGGCGACGGCCTCGACGGTCTACGCCCTGCTGGACTGA
- a CDS encoding NADPH-dependent 2,4-dienoyl-CoA reductase — MSQSRYPHLLSPLDLGFTTLPNRVIMGSMHTGLEEHEGGFERLAAFYAERARGGAGLIVTGGIAPNDAGRPFEGGARLTTEEEAAAHRVVTDAVHAEGGKIAMQILHFGRYAYHKDLVAPSPLQAPISPFVPNELTDIEVERTVEDFVRAARLARLAGYDGVEIMGSEGYLVNEFIAAATNRRTDRWGGAYENRVRFPLEIVKRTRAALGDDFILIYRLSMLDLIPGGSTLDEVVRLAKEVEAAGATIINTGIGWHEARIPTIATSVPRGAYTWVTQRLMGAVGVPLVTSNRINTPETAEHLLAEGRADLVSLARPFLADAEFVAKAAAGRPEAINTCIGCNQACLDHTFSGRITSCLVNPRACHETELVLAPTRLKKRVAVVGAGPAGLACAVSAAGRGHAVTLFEAAGHIGGQLDIARRVPGKEEFEETVRYFGTQLAETGVDVRLNTRADVAALRGYDEVVVATGVTPRTPEIEGVDHPKVVTYLDVLRDGAPVGESVAVVGAGGIGFDVAEFLTDSGEGASQDPAVYFRHWGVDTTYAGPGGLTAPERPAPPRRVHLLQRKTTKVGAGLGTTTGWIHRAELRNRGVVPVAGAAYDRIDDEGLHITVGDEQRVVPADTVVLCTGQEPRRDLYEALRAAGVACHLIGGADVAAELDAKRAIRQGTELAAGL; from the coding sequence ATGTCCCAGAGCCGGTACCCGCACCTGTTGAGCCCCCTGGACCTCGGCTTCACCACCCTGCCGAACCGCGTGATCATGGGGTCGATGCACACCGGCCTGGAGGAGCACGAGGGCGGCTTCGAGCGCCTCGCCGCCTTCTACGCCGAACGCGCCCGCGGCGGCGCGGGCCTGATCGTCACCGGGGGCATCGCCCCCAACGACGCCGGCCGGCCCTTCGAGGGCGGCGCCCGCCTCACCACCGAGGAGGAGGCCGCCGCGCACCGGGTGGTCACCGACGCGGTGCACGCCGAGGGCGGGAAGATCGCGATGCAGATCCTGCACTTCGGCCGCTACGCCTACCACAAGGACCTGGTCGCCCCCAGCCCCCTCCAGGCCCCCATCAGCCCCTTCGTGCCCAACGAGCTCACCGACATCGAGGTCGAGCGCACCGTCGAGGACTTCGTCCGCGCCGCCCGCCTCGCGCGGCTCGCCGGCTACGACGGCGTCGAGATCATGGGCTCGGAGGGCTACCTGGTCAACGAGTTCATCGCCGCGGCGACGAACCGGCGGACCGACCGCTGGGGCGGCGCGTACGAGAACCGGGTCCGCTTCCCCCTGGAGATCGTCAAGCGCACCCGGGCCGCCCTCGGCGACGACTTCATCCTGATCTACCGCCTCTCCATGCTGGACCTGATCCCCGGCGGCTCCACCCTGGACGAGGTGGTCCGGCTCGCCAAGGAGGTCGAGGCCGCCGGCGCGACCATCATCAACACCGGCATCGGCTGGCACGAGGCCCGCATCCCCACCATCGCCACCTCCGTCCCGCGCGGCGCCTACACCTGGGTCACCCAGCGGCTGATGGGCGCGGTCGGCGTCCCCCTCGTCACCAGCAACCGCATCAACACCCCCGAGACCGCCGAACACCTGCTCGCCGAAGGACGCGCCGACCTGGTCTCCCTGGCCCGGCCGTTCCTCGCCGACGCCGAGTTCGTGGCCAAGGCCGCCGCCGGCCGCCCGGAGGCCATCAACACCTGCATCGGCTGCAACCAGGCCTGCCTGGACCACACCTTCAGCGGCCGGATCACCAGCTGCCTGGTCAACCCGCGCGCCTGCCACGAGACCGAACTCGTCCTCGCCCCCACCCGGCTGAAGAAGCGCGTCGCCGTCGTCGGCGCCGGACCGGCCGGACTCGCCTGCGCCGTCTCCGCCGCCGGCCGGGGCCACGCCGTCACCCTCTTCGAGGCCGCCGGGCACATCGGCGGTCAGCTCGACATCGCCCGGCGCGTGCCGGGCAAGGAGGAGTTCGAGGAGACGGTCCGCTACTTCGGCACGCAGCTCGCGGAGACCGGGGTCGACGTCCGACTGAACACCCGCGCGGACGTGGCGGCCCTCCGGGGCTACGACGAGGTCGTCGTCGCCACCGGAGTCACCCCCCGCACCCCCGAGATCGAGGGCGTGGACCACCCCAAGGTCGTCACCTACCTCGACGTGCTGCGCGACGGCGCCCCGGTGGGCGAGAGCGTCGCGGTCGTCGGCGCGGGCGGCATCGGCTTCGACGTCGCCGAGTTCCTCACCGACAGCGGCGAGGGCGCCTCCCAGGACCCGGCCGTCTACTTCCGGCACTGGGGCGTGGACACCACGTACGCCGGACCGGGCGGCCTCACCGCGCCCGAGCGCCCCGCACCGCCGCGCCGGGTCCACCTGCTCCAGCGCAAGACGACCAAGGTCGGCGCCGGCCTCGGCACCACCACCGGCTGGATCCACCGCGCGGAGCTCAGGAACCGGGGCGTGGTCCCGGTCGCCGGCGCCGCCTACGACCGCATCGACGACGAGGGGCTGCACATCACGGTCGGCGACGAGCAGCGCGTCGTACCGGCCGACACGGTGGTCCTGTGCACAGGCCAGGAGCCGCGCCGCGACCTGTACGAGGCGCTGCGCGCGGCCGGTGTCGCGTGCCACCTGATCGGCGGGGCCGACGTGGCCGCCGAGCTCGACGCCAAGCGGGCCATCCGCCAGGGCACGGAGCTGGCGGCCGGCCTCTGA
- a CDS encoding universal stress protein: MSETVEPLIVVGVDGSRHSREALRWAVRQAKATGGRVHAVMSWQWNTNPFGMAPDTAEADFVSAEEAARLRLADTVAEAVGASPGVPVFRRVEQGSPAQVLVDASKEAELTVVGTRGYGGIKGALLGSVSQQVVQYATSSVVVVRAEPEA, from the coding sequence ATGAGCGAGACCGTCGAGCCCTTGATCGTCGTCGGCGTGGACGGTTCGAGGCATTCCAGGGAGGCCCTGCGCTGGGCGGTCCGCCAGGCCAAGGCCACCGGCGGCCGGGTGCACGCGGTGATGAGCTGGCAGTGGAACACCAATCCCTTCGGGATGGCCCCGGACACCGCGGAGGCCGATTTCGTCAGCGCCGAGGAGGCGGCGCGCCTGCGGCTGGCCGACACCGTCGCCGAGGCCGTGGGCGCCTCCCCCGGCGTGCCCGTCTTCCGCCGGGTCGAACAGGGCTCCCCCGCGCAGGTGCTGGTGGACGCGTCGAAGGAGGCCGAGCTGACCGTGGTCGGCACGCGCGGGTACGGCGGGATCAAGGGCGCCCTGCTGGGCTCGGTGAGCCAGCAGGTGGTCCAGTACGCCACCAGCAGCGTGGTGGTGGTCCGCGCGGAGCCCGAGGCCTGA
- a CDS encoding serine/threonine dehydratase, whose translation MEQQLDYAAVRAAAGRIADGIRPVAVAPASEGVWYALEHLQHTGSFKARGARNFLAAHHRAGALPAAGVAIASGGNAGLACAWAARAQGVPATVFLPANAPRVKVDRLRGYGAEVRLVGDRYAEALAACREFAAESGALSSHAYDHPLIAAGAGTLLDEIRAALPGLDTVVVAVGGGGLFAGVATAAREHGVRVVAVEPENCRALNAALAAGRPVDVGVDSVAADSLGATRVSADALRVAREGDVRSVLVPDAAITAARRELWEEHRLVVEAAAATALAALREAPEPLGKRVAVILCGANTDPGDLVAPRA comes from the coding sequence ATGGAACAGCAGCTCGACTACGCCGCCGTGCGCGCCGCCGCCGGCCGCATCGCGGACGGCATACGGCCCGTCGCCGTGGCGCCGGCGTCCGAAGGCGTCTGGTACGCGCTGGAACACCTCCAGCACACCGGCTCCTTCAAGGCCCGCGGCGCCCGCAACTTCCTCGCCGCCCACCACCGGGCCGGCGCCCTCCCGGCCGCCGGGGTCGCCATCGCCTCCGGCGGCAACGCCGGACTCGCCTGCGCCTGGGCGGCCCGCGCCCAGGGCGTCCCGGCGACCGTGTTCCTGCCGGCCAACGCCCCGCGGGTGAAGGTGGACCGGCTGCGCGGTTACGGCGCCGAGGTACGGCTCGTCGGCGACCGCTACGCCGAAGCCCTCGCCGCCTGCCGGGAGTTCGCCGCCGAGAGCGGAGCCCTCAGCAGCCACGCCTACGACCACCCGCTCATCGCGGCCGGAGCCGGCACCCTCCTCGACGAGATCCGCGCGGCGCTCCCGGGCCTGGACACCGTGGTCGTCGCGGTCGGCGGCGGCGGCCTGTTCGCGGGCGTGGCCACCGCCGCGCGCGAGCACGGCGTACGGGTGGTCGCCGTCGAGCCGGAGAACTGCCGCGCCCTGAACGCCGCCCTCGCCGCCGGGCGCCCCGTGGACGTCGGCGTGGACTCGGTCGCCGCCGACTCCCTCGGGGCCACCCGGGTCTCGGCCGACGCGCTCCGGGTCGCCCGGGAGGGCGACGTGCGCTCGGTCCTCGTCCCGGACGCGGCGATCACGGCCGCCCGGCGGGAGCTGTGGGAGGAGCACCGCCTCGTGGTCGAGGCGGCCGCGGCCACCGCCCTGGCGGCGCTGCGCGAGGCGCCGGAACCGCTGGGGAAGCGGGTCGCCGTCATCCTGTGCGGGGCCAACACCGACCCCGGCGACCTGGTGGCCCCGAGGGCCTGA
- a CDS encoding TetR/AcrR family transcriptional regulator C-terminal domain-containing protein — protein MPRRSVALDRATPGAIAAAALRLLDEQGAGALSFRALAERLDVSHATVQRRCVDLAGLLDLCTEHLAAQLPEIPAGTDWADATEQRFRALYRLLVAHPGLLALRGGRPWLGRQLLARLVEPALADSVAAGMTAAEAMTAYRRMYLLTLGSAAFVDHRDPAGATAASRAALAALDPQEFPVLSGSLADVLPPLTDHEVYHGALRQLIEAARPTA, from the coding sequence ATGCCGAGAAGATCCGTCGCCCTGGACCGCGCCACCCCCGGAGCGATCGCCGCCGCCGCCCTGCGCCTCCTCGACGAGCAGGGCGCCGGTGCGCTGAGCTTCCGCGCCCTCGCCGAGCGGCTCGACGTCTCGCACGCCACCGTCCAGCGCCGCTGCGTCGACCTCGCGGGCCTGCTCGACCTGTGCACCGAACACCTGGCCGCGCAACTGCCCGAGATCCCGGCGGGCACGGACTGGGCCGACGCCACCGAGCAGCGCTTCCGGGCGCTCTACCGGCTGCTCGTCGCCCACCCCGGGCTGCTCGCCCTGCGCGGCGGCCGGCCCTGGCTGGGGCGCCAGCTCCTCGCCCGGCTCGTCGAGCCCGCCCTCGCCGACAGCGTGGCCGCCGGGATGACCGCCGCCGAGGCGATGACCGCCTACCGCCGCATGTACCTGCTCACCCTGGGCAGCGCCGCCTTCGTGGACCACCGCGACCCGGCCGGGGCCACCGCCGCCTCCCGGGCCGCGCTCGCCGCCCTGGACCCGCAGGAGTTCCCGGTCCTCTCCGGCTCGCTGGCCGACGTACTGCCGCCGCTGACCGACCACGAGGTGTACCACGGCGCCCTGCGCCAGCTGATCGAGGCCGCCCGGCCCACCGCCTGA